The Epinephelus lanceolatus isolate andai-2023 chromosome 11, ASM4190304v1, whole genome shotgun sequence genome window below encodes:
- the LOC117261653 gene encoding olfactory receptor 1-like, translated as MEFFNSALGKNITFVRPEYFIIRGFIGIPNINYYYVFLFFVYVVAVLGNTLVMVVIYLDHNLRTPKYFAVFNLAFADLFSSTALVPKVLDIFLFNHHYIPYNDCLTFFFFCYTSLSMQALNLTALSCDRLIAIMDPLHYQVKVTNRFMLSLIASFWVFVIIAVLIAAGLLTRLSICKSVVINSYFCDHSQIYPLACNDYVPSYVIGLVCVCLILWLPLIFILFSYSCIGYALSKVATAQERLKAFKTCTGHLSLAAIYFFPILISYTFESENHPNALIINLTMTSVFSQMLNPIIYVLQTQEIKESAKKILKFRNKSRITVKKVIIK; from the coding sequence ATGGAGTTTTTTAACTCAGCTCTTGGAAAAAACATCACCTTTGTGAGACCTGAATACTTCATAATAAGGGGATTTATTGGTATACCTAATATCAATTATTACtatgtctttctcttttttgtttatgttgttgcaGTGCTGGGAAACACACTTGTGATGGTCGTCATATACTTGGATCATAATCTGAGAACTCCAAAATATTTTGCAGTTTTTAATTTAGCATTTGCAGACCTGTTTAGTAGCACTGCTTTGGTGCCAAAGGTTCTTGATATCTTTCTGTTTAACCATCACTACATCCCATACAATGACTGCTTGacgttcttttttttctgctacaCTAGTCTTTCAATGCAGGCTCTTAATCTGACTGCACTGTCCTGTGACAGACTGATAGCTATCATGGACCCACTGCACTATCAAGTGAAGGTGACCAACAGGTTCATGCTGTCTTTGATTGCCTCTTTCTGGGTCTTTGTCATAATTGCAGTACTCATTGCAGCTGGCCTTCTTACAAGACTTTCCATCTGTAAATCTGTGGTTATTAACAGCTATTTCTGTGATCATAGCCAGATATATCCACTTGCATGTAATGACTATGTACCCAGCTATGTAATtggtttggtttgtgtgtgtcttattCTTTGGCTTCCATTGATATTCATCTTGTTTAGTTATTCATGTATTGGCTATGCATTGTCTAAAGTGGCCACAGCTCAGGAAAGACTCAAGGCCTTTAAAACCTGCACAGGTCATCTTTCATTAGCAGCCATCTATTTTTTCCCAATATTAATCTCATATActtttgaaagtgaaaatcaTCCAAATGCCCTCATCATTAACCTGACTATGACCTCTGTCTTTTCCCAAATGTTGAACCCAATCATTTATGTTCTACAGACACAAGAAATCAAagaatctgcaaaaaaaatattaaaatttagAAATAAATCCAGAATTACGGTAAAGAAGGTCATTATAAAGTGA
- the LOC117261928 gene encoding olfactory receptor 1E16-like, giving the protein MEFFNSALGKNITFVRPEYFIIRGFIGIPNINYYYVFLFFVYVVAVLGNTLVMVVIYLDHNLRTPKYVAVFNLAFADLLSSTTLMPKVLDIFLFNHHYIPYNDCLTFLFFCYTSLSMQTLNLVALSYDRLIAIMDPLHYQVKVTNRFMLSLIASFWVFVIIAVLTTAGLLTRLSFCKSVVINSYFCDHLQIFLLVCNDYFPSYVLGMMLVCLILWFPLIFILFSYSCIGYALSKVATAQERLKAFKTCTGHLSLVAVYFLPVLTTLTIGTKIHPNALIINLTMTSVFSQMLNPIIYVLQTQEIKESVKKILKIRNKSRITVKKVIIK; this is encoded by the coding sequence ATGGAGTTTTTCAACTCAGCTCTTGGAAAAAACATCACCTTTGTGAGACCTGAATACTTCATAATAAGGGGATTTATTGGTATACCTAATATCAATTATTACtatgtctttctcttttttgtttatgttgttgcaGTGCTGGGAAACACACTTGTGATGGTCGTCATATACTTGGATCATAATCTGAGAACTCCAAAATATGTTGCAGTTTTTAATTTAGCATTTGCAGACCTGTTAAGTAGCACTACTCTGATGCCAAAGGTTCTTGATATCTTTCTGTTTAATCATCATTACATCCCCTACAATGACTGCTTGAcgttcctttttttctgctacACTAGCCTTTCAATGCAGACTCTTAATCTGGTTGCACTGTCCTATGACAGACTGATAGCTATCATGGACCCACTGCACTATCAAGTGAAGGTGACCAACAGGTTCATGCTGTCTTTGATTGCCTCTTTCTGGGTCTTTGTCATAATTGCAGTACTCACTACAGCTGGTCTCCTTACAAGACTTTCCTTCTGTAAATCTGTGGTTATTAACAGCTATTTCTGTGATCATCTCCAGATATTCCTGCTTGTGTGCAATGATTATTTCCCCAGCTATGTCCTTGGTATGATGTTAGTGTGTCTTATTCTTTGGTTTCCTTTGATATTCATCTTGTTTAGTTATTCATGTATTGGCTATGCATTGTCTAAAGTGGCCACAGCTCAGGAAAGACTCAAGGCCTTTAAAACCTGCACAGGTCATCTTTCATTAGTGGCAGTCTATTTTCTCCCGGTGTTAACCACACTTACTATAGGCACCAAAATACATCCAAATGCCTTGATCATTAACCTGACAATGACCTCCGTCTTTTCCCAAATGTTGAACCCAATCATTTATGTTCTACAGACACAAGAAATCAAagaatctgtaaaaaaaatattaaaaattagAAATAAATCCAGAATTACAGTAAAGAAAGTCATCATAAAGTGA